One segment of Haloplanus natans DSM 17983 DNA contains the following:
- a CDS encoding FAD-binding and (Fe-S)-binding domain-containing protein, whose protein sequence is MANGDTSFGGGGPMSDSRANYDHRNESVERPGLASDLDDLIDGDVRFDDYSRELYATDASIYEVTPMGVVYPTATADVAAVVEYCADREIPVLPRGGGTSLAGQSVNEAVVLDFTRYMDSVLEVDPDDRLARTQSGTILAELNRALEPHSLKFAPDPSTANRSAMGGAVGNNTTGAHSLLYGKTDAYVEELEVVLADGTVTTLGEVTLAELEAGADPDGDPEERLYAEVHRIVEEESNHVEERFPDLKRNVSGYALDVVVEEAESGSVNLARLIVGSEGTLAVVTEVTVSLEPLPETKALGLLTYDSLLDAMEDVDAILDHEPAALEVLDGVLVDLARELEEFKDVLALLPDRTDTFLLVEFYADTDAERREKVEALLEDRVGDIAFDGLEAYEEGDQKDFWKMRKASTPILLSRTTDAKHIAFIEDVAVPPKHLPEFIADFQQVFEDHDTIGSFYAHAGPGCIHVRPLVNTKTEEGIAQMESIADAATDLAVRYDGSVSGEHGDGRARTQWNRKLYGDHLWQVFRDLKTAVDPDWLLNPGTVCGDVDMTEHLRFDADYEFDAGFDPALNWDIDNGFQGMAELCHGCGGCRGTQETTGGVMCPTYRASQEEITATRGRANLLRQAMSGNLDDEATDVEFMHEVLDLCIGCKGCSKDCPSEVDLAKLKVEVANEYHQRHGSSLRDELFANIDALNALGSKLAPLSNWAAKVPGARLLMEKTVGIARDRSLPTFHRESLVDWFDARGGARVGEDEADHRVLLFPDTYTTYNAPEAGKAAVRVLEAANVRVEIPEAVTGSGRPPHSKGFLDLAREQAATNVDALAPRVRNGWDVVVVEPSDAVMFQSDYLDLLSGPDVETVAANSYGIIEYVDAHRLDEALDVDAPDETLTYHGHCHQKATKKDHHAVGVLRRAGYGVDPLDSGCCGMSGSFGYEAEHFSMSTAIGSILFDQVDASSGDRVVAPGASCRTQLGDHYDGKPPTPVEALAEALV, encoded by the coding sequence ATGGCGAACGGCGACACCTCGTTCGGCGGCGGCGGTCCGATGAGCGACTCCCGGGCGAACTACGATCACCGTAACGAGTCGGTCGAACGACCCGGACTGGCGAGTGACCTCGACGACCTGATCGACGGCGACGTGCGGTTCGACGACTACTCCCGGGAGCTCTACGCGACGGACGCGAGTATCTACGAAGTGACGCCGATGGGCGTGGTCTACCCCACGGCGACGGCCGACGTGGCCGCGGTCGTGGAGTACTGTGCCGACCGCGAAATACCCGTCCTTCCGCGGGGCGGCGGCACCAGCCTCGCCGGTCAGAGCGTCAACGAGGCGGTCGTCCTCGATTTCACGCGGTATATGGATTCGGTGCTGGAGGTCGACCCCGACGACCGGCTGGCGCGCACGCAGTCCGGCACCATCCTCGCGGAGCTCAACCGGGCGCTCGAACCCCACAGCCTGAAGTTCGCGCCCGATCCCTCCACCGCGAACCGGAGCGCGATGGGGGGCGCCGTCGGCAACAACACGACCGGCGCCCACTCCCTGCTGTACGGCAAGACCGACGCCTACGTCGAAGAACTCGAAGTCGTCCTCGCGGACGGGACGGTGACGACCCTCGGTGAGGTGACCCTGGCGGAACTCGAAGCCGGCGCCGACCCCGATGGAGATCCGGAGGAACGCCTCTACGCCGAGGTCCACCGGATCGTCGAGGAGGAGAGCAACCACGTCGAGGAGCGGTTCCCGGACCTGAAACGCAACGTCTCCGGCTACGCCCTCGACGTAGTGGTCGAGGAGGCCGAGTCGGGGTCGGTCAACCTCGCCCGTCTGATCGTCGGCAGCGAAGGGACACTCGCCGTCGTGACGGAGGTGACCGTCTCGCTCGAACCCCTGCCGGAGACGAAAGCGCTCGGCCTCCTGACCTACGACAGCCTCCTCGACGCGATGGAAGACGTAGACGCCATCCTCGACCACGAACCCGCGGCACTGGAGGTGCTCGACGGCGTCCTCGTCGACCTCGCCCGCGAGTTGGAGGAGTTCAAGGACGTACTCGCCCTGCTTCCGGATCGGACGGACACGTTCCTGCTCGTGGAGTTCTACGCCGACACCGACGCGGAACGCCGCGAGAAGGTCGAGGCGCTCCTGGAGGACCGCGTCGGCGACATCGCGTTCGACGGGCTCGAAGCCTACGAGGAGGGCGATCAGAAGGACTTCTGGAAGATGCGCAAGGCGTCGACACCGATCCTGCTCTCGCGAACGACGGACGCGAAACACATCGCGTTCATCGAAGACGTGGCGGTGCCGCCGAAACACCTCCCGGAGTTCATCGCGGACTTCCAGCAGGTGTTCGAGGACCACGACACCATCGGCAGTTTCTACGCCCACGCCGGTCCCGGCTGCATCCACGTCCGCCCGCTGGTCAACACCAAGACCGAGGAGGGCATCGCGCAGATGGAGTCCATCGCCGACGCCGCGACCGACCTCGCGGTTCGGTACGACGGCTCGGTGTCGGGCGAACACGGCGACGGCCGGGCGCGCACCCAGTGGAACCGGAAGCTGTACGGCGACCACCTCTGGCAGGTGTTCCGCGACCTGAAGACCGCCGTCGATCCCGACTGGCTGCTCAATCCGGGAACCGTCTGTGGCGACGTCGACATGACCGAACACCTCCGGTTCGACGCCGACTACGAGTTCGACGCCGGCTTCGACCCCGCGCTCAACTGGGACATCGACAACGGGTTCCAGGGCATGGCCGAACTCTGTCACGGCTGTGGCGGCTGTCGCGGGACCCAGGAGACCACCGGCGGCGTCATGTGCCCCACCTACCGCGCCAGCCAGGAGGAAATCACCGCCACCCGCGGCCGGGCCAACCTGCTCAGACAGGCCATGAGCGGGAACCTCGACGACGAGGCCACCGACGTGGAGTTCATGCACGAGGTGCTCGACCTCTGTATCGGCTGTAAGGGCTGTTCGAAGGACTGCCCCAGCGAGGTCGACCTCGCGAAACTGAAAGTCGAAGTCGCCAACGAGTACCACCAGCGCCACGGCTCCAGCCTCCGGGACGAACTGTTCGCGAACATCGACGCGCTGAACGCGCTCGGGTCGAAACTCGCGCCCCTCTCGAACTGGGCGGCGAAGGTGCCCGGCGCCCGCCTGCTGATGGAGAAGACGGTCGGCATCGCGCGGGACCGCTCGCTCCCCACCTTCCACCGCGAGTCGCTGGTCGACTGGTTCGACGCCCGTGGCGGCGCGCGAGTGGGCGAAGACGAGGCCGACCACCGCGTCCTCCTCTTTCCCGACACGTACACGACGTACAACGCGCCGGAGGCGGGGAAGGCGGCGGTTCGCGTCCTCGAAGCCGCCAACGTCCGCGTCGAGATTCCCGAGGCCGTGACCGGGAGCGGCCGCCCACCTCACTCGAAGGGCTTTCTCGACTTGGCCCGGGAGCAGGCGGCGACGAACGTCGACGCCCTCGCGCCCCGGGTTCGGAACGGCTGGGACGTGGTCGTCGTCGAACCCTCCGACGCCGTAATGTTCCAGTCGGATTATCTGGACCTCCTCTCGGGGCCGGACGTGGAGACGGTGGCCGCCAACAGCTACGGCATCATTGAGTACGTCGACGCCCACCGCCTCGACGAGGCCCTCGACGTCGACGCGCCCGACGAGACGTTGACCTACCACGGCCACTGCCACCAGAAAGCGACGAAGAAGGACCACCACGCAGTCGGCGTGTTGCGGCGGGCAGGCTACGGCGTCGACCCCCTCGATTCGGGCTGCTGTGGCATGTCGGGATCGTTCGGCTACGAGGCCGAGCATTTCTCGATGAGCACGGCCATCGGTTCCATCCTGTTCGATCAGGTCGACGCCAGTTCGGGCGACCGGGTCGTCGCCCCCGGCGCCTCCTGTCGCACCCAACTCGGCGACCACTACGACGGGAAGCCCCCGACACCCGTCGAGGCGCTGGCCGAGGCGCTCGTCTGA
- a CDS encoding universal stress protein: MVVVAAVDRSGGERIVAEGRKTADAHGLALHVVHTLSEADFRDLERASYETSGTSLDMEQIESVAITIAREATSNAGVEADEVVGLVGKPSQRVIEYAADVDADYLVVGGRKRSSVGKVLFGSVTQSILLNADCPVVTVMEE, from the coding sequence ATGGTAGTCGTCGCTGCAGTCGACCGATCGGGTGGGGAACGGATCGTCGCGGAAGGGCGAAAGACGGCCGACGCGCACGGTCTGGCGCTGCACGTCGTGCATACGCTCTCGGAGGCCGACTTCCGCGATCTCGAACGGGCGTCGTACGAGACGAGCGGGACGAGTCTCGACATGGAGCAGATCGAGTCGGTGGCGATCACGATCGCCCGCGAGGCCACCTCGAACGCCGGCGTCGAGGCGGACGAGGTGGTCGGTCTCGTCGGCAAGCCGTCCCAGCGCGTCATCGAGTACGCCGCGGACGTGGACGCGGACTACCTCGTCGTCGGCGGGCGGAAACGCTCCTCGGTGGGCAAGGTCCTCTTCGGGAGCGTCACCCAGTCCATCCTGTTGAACGCCGACTGCCCCGTGGTGACCGTTATGGAGGAGTGA
- a CDS encoding enoyl-CoA hydratase/isomerase family protein: MAYEAYESISVDVSGGVAVITFHRPEKYNALSTEVYFDLARAFAEIQLDRTIDVTVITGEGEKAFCAGADIQQYAGPAAEHDPRQKDRQEFFYEDVYKRVYDLHCPVIAKINGYCVGGGLILAAFCDLRIAVDDAKFGVPVTDIGQIPGGGSTHRVSQLIGEAKVKELVYTAGMAEADEAEDIGFVNHVVPREDLDETVDGIVEAIQNTGRKAVKNSKRAINYSVNAPDLDTAHEYESAVWWEQFATEERERLVDEFNAE; this comes from the coding sequence ATGGCATACGAAGCGTACGAGAGCATCTCCGTAGACGTATCCGGCGGCGTCGCGGTGATCACCTTCCATCGGCCGGAGAAGTACAACGCCCTGAGCACCGAGGTGTACTTCGATCTGGCGCGAGCGTTCGCCGAAATCCAGCTCGACCGCACCATCGACGTGACGGTCATCACGGGCGAGGGCGAGAAGGCGTTCTGTGCGGGCGCGGACATCCAGCAGTACGCCGGGCCGGCGGCGGAGCACGACCCGCGACAGAAGGACCGACAGGAGTTCTTCTACGAGGACGTTTACAAACGCGTCTACGACCTGCACTGCCCGGTGATCGCCAAGATCAACGGCTACTGCGTCGGAGGTGGCCTCATCCTCGCGGCCTTCTGTGACCTGCGCATCGCGGTCGACGACGCCAAGTTCGGCGTCCCGGTCACCGACATCGGCCAGATTCCCGGCGGCGGCTCGACCCACCGCGTCTCCCAGTTGATCGGCGAGGCCAAGGTCAAAGAACTCGTCTACACCGCCGGTATGGCGGAAGCCGACGAGGCGGAGGACATCGGCTTCGTCAACCACGTCGTCCCACGCGAGGACCTCGACGAGACGGTCGACGGCATCGTCGAGGCCATCCAGAACACCGGCCGGAAAGCCGTCAAGAACTCGAAGCGGGCGATCAACTACAGCGTGAACGCCCCGGACCTCGATACGGCACACGAGTACGAATCGGCGGTCTGGTGGGAGCAGTTCGCCACCGAGGAACGGGAGCGACTCGTCGACGAGTTCAACGCGGAATGA
- a CDS encoding C-terminal binding protein, whose translation MTDRIVVTDYDFPDLSIESGVVDGAADVELRGEYARTPDEVIEAAEGADALLVQYAEITDAVFEALPDLRAVGRYGIGVDSIDLDAATAHGVPVVNVPDYCIEEVPTHTLALLLACVRKVPSYDRAIKGGEWDWTAGKPIRRFTGATLGLVGFGKLPRRLIELVEGFDLEILVYDPYVDAATVDAAGAETVDLDELLDRSRYVSVHAPLTDETRGLIDADALDRMREDAILINTARGPVVDYEALAVAVEAGDIAGAGLDVLPEEPPSTPPLDHDAIVYTPHVAFYSEESEETMRRTVTEDILGILGGSDPTNPVNDLDGN comes from the coding sequence ATGACCGACCGAATCGTCGTCACCGACTACGACTTCCCCGATCTGTCGATCGAGTCGGGGGTCGTCGATGGCGCGGCCGACGTGGAACTGCGCGGCGAGTACGCCCGGACGCCCGACGAGGTTATCGAGGCCGCCGAGGGCGCCGACGCCCTCCTCGTCCAGTACGCCGAGATCACCGATGCGGTGTTCGAAGCACTCCCGGACCTGCGGGCCGTTGGCCGGTACGGCATCGGCGTCGACTCCATCGACCTCGACGCCGCGACGGCCCACGGCGTCCCGGTCGTGAACGTCCCCGACTACTGCATCGAGGAGGTGCCGACCCATACCCTCGCGCTTCTGCTCGCCTGCGTCCGCAAGGTGCCGAGCTACGACCGGGCGATCAAGGGCGGCGAGTGGGACTGGACGGCCGGCAAGCCGATCCGCCGGTTCACGGGGGCGACACTCGGCCTCGTCGGCTTCGGCAAACTTCCGCGGCGTCTGATCGAACTCGTCGAGGGGTTCGACCTCGAAATCCTCGTCTACGACCCCTACGTCGACGCCGCGACGGTCGACGCGGCGGGCGCCGAAACGGTCGACCTCGACGAACTGCTCGATCGGTCGCGATACGTCTCCGTCCACGCGCCCCTCACCGACGAGACGCGGGGGTTGATCGACGCCGACGCGCTCGACCGGATGCGCGAGGACGCCATCCTCATCAACACGGCCCGCGGCCCGGTGGTCGATTACGAAGCGCTCGCCGTGGCCGTCGAGGCGGGCGACATCGCCGGCGCGGGGCTCGACGTGCTTCCCGAGGAACCGCCGTCGACGCCGCCGCTCGATCACGACGCCATCGTTTACACTCCCCACGTCGCCTTCTACTCCGAGGAATCCGAGGAGACGATGCGCCGGACGGTGACCGAGGACATCCTCGGGATTCTGGGCGGCTCGGACCCGACGAACCCCGTAAACGACCTCGACGGGAACTGA
- a CDS encoding CaiB/BaiF CoA transferase family protein: MDANDDAADKILDGITVVDLTTFVTGGFATLMLANQGAEVIKVERPELGDDNRHSGPPFVEPNPDYDGPGRTADANGESPYFWTINYDKLSVEFNLKTDSGLQALYDLVEKADVVVENFRPGTAERLGIGYDDLREVNDDIVYCSISAFGETGPWSRRPGYDLLVQGTSGIMSVTGPEDGDPVKVGLPQTDLITAMWAAFGIVGSLFRRELTGEGDRIEIGMHDAALPWLTKQAGKAFVGEETKRMGTKDPVLAPYQAYPTADGYLNVGCANQKLWSELCEAIDRPDLIDDDRFASNPDRVANMDELEEELSAVFRERPTEEWVDLLAEDHGLPVGPVYDVATALDNEQTEARGVIRELEHPALGTVPVVEHPLNYEHATAGFEEAPPLLGEDTEAILDGLGYDEGEIDRLREEGAIPGDE; encoded by the coding sequence ATGGACGCAAACGACGACGCTGCGGACAAAATCCTCGACGGGATTACCGTCGTGGACCTGACGACGTTCGTCACCGGCGGGTTCGCGACGCTGATGCTCGCCAACCAGGGTGCGGAGGTAATCAAGGTCGAACGACCCGAACTCGGCGACGACAACCGCCACTCCGGACCGCCGTTCGTCGAACCGAACCCCGACTACGACGGCCCCGGCCGCACCGCCGACGCGAACGGCGAGTCGCCGTACTTCTGGACGATCAACTACGACAAGCTGAGCGTCGAGTTCAACCTGAAGACCGACTCGGGGCTTCAGGCGCTCTACGACCTCGTTGAAAAAGCGGACGTGGTCGTCGAGAACTTCCGGCCGGGGACGGCTGAGCGCCTCGGAATCGGCTACGACGACCTTCGCGAGGTGAACGACGATATCGTCTACTGCTCTATCTCGGCGTTCGGCGAGACGGGGCCGTGGAGCCGGCGACCCGGCTACGACCTGCTCGTTCAGGGGACGAGCGGCATCATGTCGGTGACGGGACCGGAGGACGGCGACCCCGTCAAGGTGGGCCTCCCCCAGACCGACCTCATCACCGCGATGTGGGCGGCCTTTGGCATCGTCGGCTCCCTGTTCCGCCGCGAACTCACGGGCGAGGGCGACCGGATCGAGATCGGGATGCACGACGCCGCGCTCCCGTGGCTGACCAAGCAGGCGGGGAAGGCGTTCGTCGGCGAGGAGACGAAACGGATGGGGACGAAAGACCCCGTCCTCGCGCCGTACCAGGCGTATCCGACCGCGGACGGCTACCTCAACGTCGGGTGTGCGAACCAGAAGCTCTGGAGCGAACTCTGTGAGGCCATCGACCGGCCCGATCTGATCGACGACGACCGCTTCGCCTCCAACCCCGACCGCGTCGCGAACATGGACGAGTTGGAGGAGGAACTGTCGGCGGTGTTTCGCGAACGGCCGACCGAGGAGTGGGTCGACCTGCTGGCCGAGGACCACGGCCTCCCCGTCGGCCCCGTCTACGACGTGGCGACCGCCCTCGACAACGAGCAGACGGAGGCCCGCGGCGTGATCCGGGAGCTAGAGCATCCGGCCCTCGGCACCGTGCCCGTCGTCGAACATCCGCTCAACTACGAACACGCGACGGCCGGGTTCGAGGAGGCGCCGCCGCTACTGGGTGAGGACACCGAGGCGATCCTCGATGGACTGGGATACGACGAGGGTGAGATCGACCGCCTCCGCGAGGAAGGTGCGATTCCGGGCGACGAGTAA
- a CDS encoding isocitrate/isopropylmalate dehydrogenase family protein: MSYDIALIPGDGIGPEVVDATLPILDAAAAAHGFDVETTRYDWGTDRYLSTGAMMPDDGLDQLAPHDAILLGAVGHPEVPDHVTLNGLLLPIRKGFDQTICERPAVLFEGVNSPLKGYAGGDIDILVFRENTEGEYADIGGREHAGYANEVAVQSAVYTRRSTERIVRAAFEAATERSGHLTNVTKSNAQAHGMVFWDDIVAEVSEEYPGVEVERLLVDAASMDLVRRPEAFDVVVCSNLFGDILTDVGAIVTGSMGLAPSANIDPGRDNPSMFEPVHGSAFDIMGEGVANPLATVLSGSLMFEHLGEDAAAEALWDAVAAQLADADAPRTADLGGSAGTEAVATELRGRL; this comes from the coding sequence ATGTCGTACGATATCGCGCTCATCCCCGGCGACGGGATCGGACCGGAAGTCGTCGACGCGACGCTGCCGATTCTCGACGCCGCCGCCGCGGCTCACGGCTTCGATGTCGAGACCACGCGCTACGACTGGGGTACCGACCGCTATCTGTCCACGGGCGCGATGATGCCCGACGACGGCCTCGATCAGTTGGCGCCCCACGACGCCATCCTCCTCGGCGCCGTTGGCCACCCCGAGGTGCCGGATCACGTCACGCTCAATGGCCTCCTGCTTCCCATCCGCAAGGGTTTCGACCAGACGATCTGTGAGCGCCCGGCGGTCCTCTTCGAGGGCGTCAACAGTCCGCTGAAAGGCTACGCCGGCGGCGACATCGACATCCTCGTCTTCCGCGAGAACACCGAGGGCGAGTACGCTGACATCGGCGGCCGGGAACACGCCGGCTACGCGAACGAGGTGGCGGTCCAGAGCGCCGTCTACACCCGCCGCAGCACCGAGCGCATCGTCCGCGCGGCGTTCGAGGCGGCGACCGAGCGCTCGGGCCACCTGACGAACGTCACCAAGTCGAACGCGCAGGCCCACGGCATGGTGTTCTGGGACGACATCGTCGCGGAGGTGAGCGAGGAGTACCCCGGCGTCGAGGTGGAACGCCTCCTCGTCGACGCCGCGAGCATGGATCTGGTTCGGCGGCCCGAGGCGTTCGACGTGGTCGTCTGCTCGAATCTCTTCGGCGATATCCTCACCGATGTGGGCGCCATCGTCACGGGGAGTATGGGCCTCGCGCCGTCGGCGAATATCGACCCCGGTCGCGACAACCCCTCGATGTTCGAACCCGTCCACGGCAGCGCGTTCGACATCATGGGTGAGGGCGTCGCCAACCCCCTCGCGACCGTGCTCTCGGGGTCGCTCATGTTCGAACACCTCGGCGAGGACGCCGCCGCCGAGGCGCTGTGGGACGCGGTGGCCGCGCAGTTGGCCGACGCCGACGCGCCCCGGACGGCCGACCTCGGTGGGAGTGCGGGGACCGAAGCCGTCGCGACGGAGCTACGAGGCCGGCTCTGA
- a CDS encoding response regulator transcription factor, producing MTSAPRVLIADDEPALLDLYELWLADLDVTVVCAGCGAEALDRCDEGIDVVMLDRHMPRVSGDEVLAELRDSSLSPRVAFVSAAIPDVRIVDLDIDAYLTKPVERDAYLDLVQSLLRREAVPETVERYLSNLSKQAALLETESRSVLRNDRTYADLEAELSELATRIDLHHLDDPLLRRASTDGGRDDDLLPFGPDA from the coding sequence ATGACGTCGGCCCCTCGTGTGCTGATCGCTGACGACGAACCGGCGTTGCTCGACCTCTACGAGTTGTGGCTCGCGGATTTGGACGTGACGGTCGTTTGCGCCGGCTGTGGCGCCGAGGCGCTCGATCGGTGTGACGAGGGGATCGACGTGGTGATGCTCGACAGACACATGCCCCGGGTTTCGGGTGACGAGGTGCTCGCCGAACTCCGTGACAGCTCTCTCTCCCCTCGCGTCGCGTTCGTGTCGGCGGCGATCCCCGACGTTCGGATCGTCGACCTCGATATCGATGCCTACCTGACCAAGCCGGTCGAACGGGACGCGTACCTCGACCTCGTGCAGTCGCTGCTCCGGCGGGAGGCGGTCCCGGAGACGGTCGAGCGATATCTCTCGAATCTCTCGAAGCAGGCGGCGTTGCTGGAAACCGAGTCTCGCTCCGTACTCCGGAACGACCGGACGTACGCCGACCTCGAAGCCGAACTCTCGGAGTTGGCGACCCGGATCGACCTTCACCACCTCGACGACCCGCTTCTCCGGCGGGCGTCGACGGATGGCGGCCGGGACGACGACCTGCTTCCCTTCGGTCCGGACGCGTAA
- a CDS encoding helix-turn-helix transcriptional regulator yields MTVVLILSLAVGPAFGAGVVASTQPTSPSPSTAQLGGTPVYQQGVDTDSVRLIVSVDGDGSATWTVQYWTRLDDENTTDAFESLRSDIEANPSNFSDRFASRMRSTVRTAENATGREMNASGFEVRAERRTPPDYGVIIYTFRWEGFAAVDGDTIRVGDAIEGLFLDERTRLVVEWPATYATTDVAPDPDERRDDAVVWRGSETSFVSGEPSVVLRPASAVTTTAGSGGDSDGGAPTPTPDGGSRSILPLLGAGLLAVVGAVAWRYRDRFGNDTSQDTAPANGDDADDGNDTAPPPDAREDLLSNEERVLQFVHDQGGRVKQQEIVEAFDWTEARTSQIVRDLRDDGSLEGFRLGRENVLKLPDEDSSSE; encoded by the coding sequence GTGACAGTCGTGCTGATTCTATCGCTGGCGGTCGGTCCTGCGTTCGGTGCCGGGGTCGTCGCGTCGACTCAGCCAACGTCGCCGTCGCCGTCGACCGCACAACTCGGCGGTACTCCGGTCTACCAGCAAGGGGTCGACACCGACTCCGTCCGACTGATCGTCTCGGTCGACGGGGACGGTTCGGCGACCTGGACCGTCCAGTACTGGACGCGACTCGACGACGAGAACACGACCGACGCGTTCGAGTCACTCCGGAGCGACATCGAGGCGAACCCGTCGAACTTCTCCGATCGCTTCGCGTCGCGCATGCGCTCGACGGTCCGAACGGCCGAGAACGCGACCGGACGGGAGATGAACGCCAGCGGCTTCGAGGTGCGGGCGGAGCGGCGGACGCCGCCGGACTACGGCGTCATCATCTACACCTTCCGCTGGGAGGGCTTCGCCGCCGTCGACGGCGACACGATCCGCGTCGGCGACGCCATCGAGGGTCTCTTCCTCGACGAGCGCACCCGCCTCGTCGTCGAGTGGCCGGCGACGTACGCCACGACCGACGTTGCTCCCGACCCCGACGAGCGTCGGGACGACGCGGTCGTCTGGCGCGGATCCGAGACGAGTTTCGTCTCCGGCGAACCGAGCGTCGTCCTTCGCCCGGCATCGGCGGTGACGACGACGGCCGGTAGTGGTGGCGACAGCGATGGCGGGGCCCCGACCCCCACGCCGGATGGTGGCTCGAGGTCGATACTTCCCCTCCTCGGCGCCGGTCTCCTCGCCGTCGTCGGGGCCGTCGCGTGGCGCTACCGGGATCGGTTCGGCAACGACACGAGCCAAGACACCGCGCCCGCGAACGGCGACGACGCCGACGACGGCAACGACACCGCGCCGCCTCCCGACGCCCGCGAGGACCTCCTGAGCAACGAGGAACGCGTCCTCCAGTTCGTCCACGACCAGGGCGGTCGGGTCAAACAACAGGAGATCGTCGAGGCCTTCGACTGGACGGAGGCGCGGACGAGCCAGATCGTCCGCGATCTGCGCGACGACGGCAGTCTCGAAGGGTTCCGCCTCGGCCGCGAGAACGTGTTGAAACTCCCGGACGAGGACTCGTCATCGGAATAA
- the thiD gene encoding bifunctional hydroxymethylpyrimidine kinase/phosphomethylpyrimidine kinase — protein sequence MTRRRAPVSPPVALTIAGSDSGGGAGVQADLKTMEAHGVFGTSVVTAVTAQNTVGVDRSHVLPVDEIEAQYRAVDDDFDLGAAKTGMLAAEPVIEVVADRVAALDAPTVVDPVMVATSGDRLLDADAEAAYEALIAEATLVTPNADEAAVLTGIEPTDRETAREAGEALVAMGADAALVKGGHIDGDDAVTDTLVDTLPDGEPRVRTFAHPRIDTEATHGSGCTLSSAIAAHLAHGETLGYAVEAGTAFMERAVRYSLDVGQGPGAVHHLAALREAADRHRTMTDVAEVVSAFVDRDVSRLVPEVGMNVVGATAYAEAVGETAAVEGRITRTFSGVAPNRGVRLGASSHVARFLLAAREFDPDLRFAVNCRFDDETEAATTELDGPVTEYDRDAEPADANGTMGWGARQAFGAVDPDDPTPAAVLDRGAVGKEAIIKVVGKTPEELGERVFTLLDAVE from the coding sequence GTGACGCGTCGTCGTGCCCCCGTCTCGCCGCCGGTCGCGCTCACGATTGCCGGCAGCGACTCCGGCGGCGGTGCGGGCGTGCAGGCGGACCTGAAGACGATGGAGGCCCACGGCGTCTTCGGCACGTCGGTCGTCACCGCCGTCACCGCACAGAACACCGTCGGTGTCGATCGATCGCACGTCCTGCCGGTCGACGAGATAGAGGCGCAGTACCGCGCCGTCGACGACGATTTCGACCTCGGTGCGGCGAAGACGGGGATGCTCGCGGCCGAACCCGTGATCGAAGTGGTCGCGGACCGCGTCGCCGCCCTTGACGCACCGACCGTCGTCGACCCCGTGATGGTCGCGACGAGCGGCGACCGTCTGCTCGATGCGGACGCCGAAGCGGCCTACGAGGCGTTGATCGCCGAGGCGACGCTCGTCACGCCGAACGCCGACGAGGCCGCGGTGTTGACGGGAATCGAGCCGACCGACCGCGAGACGGCACGCGAGGCGGGCGAGGCGCTGGTGGCGATGGGCGCCGACGCCGCGCTCGTCAAAGGGGGGCACATCGACGGCGACGACGCGGTGACCGACACGCTCGTCGACACGCTTCCCGACGGGGAGCCGAGGGTACGCACGTTCGCCCACCCTCGGATCGACACCGAGGCCACCCACGGCTCGGGCTGTACGCTGTCGAGTGCCATCGCCGCCCACCTCGCACACGGCGAGACGCTCGGGTACGCCGTCGAGGCTGGGACGGCGTTCATGGAGCGGGCGGTCCGCTACAGCCTCGACGTGGGGCAGGGACCGGGTGCGGTCCACCACCTCGCTGCGCTCCGCGAGGCTGCCGACCGCCACCGAACCATGACCGACGTGGCCGAAGTGGTCTCGGCCTTCGTCGACCGCGACGTGTCCCGACTCGTCCCCGAAGTCGGCATGAACGTCGTCGGCGCCACCGCGTACGCCGAGGCGGTCGGCGAGACGGCCGCCGTCGAGGGGCGAATCACGCGCACGTTCTCGGGTGTCGCGCCCAACCGTGGCGTCAGACTCGGCGCCTCCTCGCACGTCGCCCGCTTCCTGCTCGCGGCCCGGGAGTTCGATCCCGACCTCCGGTTCGCGGTCAACTGCCGCTTCGACGACGAAACCGAGGCGGCAACGACCGAACTCGACGGCCCCGTCACCGAGTACGACCGTGACGCCGAACCCGCGGACGCGAACGGGACGATGGGCTGGGGCGCCCGACAGGCGTTCGGCGCCGTCGACCCCGACGACCCGACGCCCGCCGCGGTGCTCGACCGCGGCGCGGTGGGCAAGGAGGCGATCATCAAGGTGGTCGGAAAGACCCCAGAGGAGTTGGGCGAGCGTGTGTTCACCCTGCTCGACGCCGTCGAATGA